CGCGTACGTTTCCAGCAGGTAGTCATAGACCTACTCTTCTCCATTACCTCAAACCCATCCATGATGCTCCTGCTCATCTGCGCATTCCTTTTCGTGCTTGGTTTCTTCGTTGACGTGACAGCAATGCTGGTTATGTTCGCGGCCCCGCTTTCAGCAGTAGGTCTGCACCTAGGTTTCGACCCGGTTCACTTCGGCGTAGTGATCGTCATGGTCGCCCTCATCGGAGCGGTGACTCCACCCGTGGGATCCCTCCTCTTCATCGGGTGCTCCATCGCGAAGATTCCTCTCAAGGCCGTACTCTCGATCATCTGGCCTTTCGTCCTCACTCTTCTACTCGTCGCCGTCCTCGTCAGCCTTTTCCCGAACCTGGTACTCTTCCTCCCAAGGCTGCTCATCAGGTAGACCCCAGTTCTCTGACGGGGTGGGCCTTCGCCCACCCTTCACTGCCGTGCCCGGAGTCCCATGATCCCAGCGTACCCTGGTCAACATCGCAATGGCATGGCGATCCTCTCCGCTGCCGCCGCCATAACCGCCAGAACTGCTCTGGAAGTGATTACGGGCCGTGACTAAGCCCGCTGCGTCTCACACAGGCGCCAGATACATGCGGTGTGCCGTGTCCATACCGTAAACAGTGACCAACGCAAGATCCATCAGGCGAGAAAAGGAACAGACTCAGCCCCAGGCAAAACACCTCTTAATCCCGAGCTCGAACAAGAGTCTCTCCGAGCGGGGCGAGGTCTTGGGCAACGCCGTCATTGCCACTGCGATCCTCGATCGATTGCCACATCACAGCCACGCGGTTGACATCCGTGGCCAGAGCTATCGGCTACGAGAGAGAAGGTGCGCCGGGCTATTGTGGACTGCCCAGC
This portion of the Bacillota bacterium genome encodes:
- a CDS encoding ATP-binding protein; translation: MTNARSIRREKEQTQPQAKHLLIPSSNKSLSERGEVLGNAVIATAILDRLPHHSHAVDIRGQSYRLRERRCAGLLWTAQPSRG
- a CDS encoding TRAP transporter large permease subunit, translated to RVRFQQVVIDLLFSITSNPSMMLLLICAFLFVLGFFVDVTAMLVMFAAPLSAVGLHLGFDPVHFGVVIVMVALIGAVTPPVGSLLFIGCSIAKIPLKAVLSIIWPFVLTLLLVAVLVSLFPNLVLFLPRLLIR